A single window of Nitrospirota bacterium DNA harbors:
- a CDS encoding type IV secretion system DNA-binding domain-containing protein: protein MHPFDKHPGYRSNCSSGIGINKGGSVWIGIQDIGQVDKIYTRELRQSILNSCGSNIIGYLADPDTAEYFSKRLGKTTFFEADDSQHMGPSMKDGRLNISQRKKEEWLILPSEIMHLPKFECFVKVPGFPFTRTRVTRKDYADIVTPFEIRDGLSLDI from the coding sequence ATGCATCCATTCGATAAACATCCAGGATATCGCAGCAACTGCAGTAGCGGTATTGGTATTAATAAAGGCGGCTCTGTCTGGATAGGCATTCAGGACATCGGACAGGTGGACAAAATCTACACGCGGGAACTCAGGCAGTCGATACTGAATTCCTGCGGGAGCAATATCATCGGGTACCTTGCAGATCCCGACACGGCGGAATACTTCAGCAAGAGACTGGGGAAGACGACATTTTTTGAGGCCGACGATTCCCAGCATATGGGGCCTTCAATGAAGGACGGCCGTTTGAACATCTCTCAGAGGAAGAAGGAAGAGTGGCTTATATTGCCCTCGGAAATTATGCACCTTCCAAAGTTCGAGTGTTTTGTAAAAGTCCCCGGATTTCCCTTCACAAGAACAAGGGTGACACGTAAAGACTATGCAGACATAGTGACGCCTTTCGAGATACGCGACGGGTTGTCCCTTGATATATAA